DNA sequence from the Coregonus clupeaformis isolate EN_2021a chromosome 22, ASM2061545v1, whole genome shotgun sequence genome:
GGCTGCCTTTTGATAAAGGGGTTTAAACATACCAGGCTGCAgagttcagtctggtttaaccatgCTAGCAGCTATCTTAATTCTCTACAATAAGTTATATGTCACTATGAAAAATAGTAGTTTTAGGGGGGACAAATGTTTGAGCACGTGTTGGAATGGACTGACGTCCCAGAGCAGTTCAAATGGTAATGCCGGTACATGTGCTGCGAATAGTTTGCCTCTCGGTCAATATGCAGAGGTGACAGAGGTGGGAGGGTTGTGACGTGAACTAGGGACTAAAGGTCAAAGGGGGCTGATAAGAGTATTGCCTCACAGCAGGGTGTTTTCCTTCTCTAGCTCAGCTGCCTAGAAACGGTACCTTGTTATGTAAAAGACTTAGAAAAACTGAccctgggcctcccgagtggtgcagcggtctaaggcactgcatcgcagcgctagagacgtcactacagacccgggttcgatcctgggctatcacaaccggccgtgatcgggagtcccatagggcggcgcacaattggaccagcgtcgtacgggttaggggagggtttggccgggggagctttacttggctcatcgcgttctagcgactccttgtgacgggccgggcgcctgcaggctgacctcggtagtcagttgaacggtgtttccgccgacacattggtgcggttggcttccgggttaagcgggtgggtgttaagaGTGTGGTTAGGCTGACCACCCAGGGTCATGGTAAACACACAGGAATGAGAACTTGTTAAAGCAGGAAGTAAACAGAACATTATTGGTTAACATATTACCCCTGGACAAAACAGAGGAAAAACCGGTGATCTGAGTATGAACAGAAAATAGTCCTGAAAACAAGAGGGAATTGGGGACATTGTTTGCTACCATACATAAGGCTATGCGCCTATAGGCACTGGGATGAATGGTAAAAAAACAGCTAGAATCCAGCATCATACATTAGATGTTTATGATTTAATAGATCATCCAATTCTTTATCCTAACAACACAGAATCTTAATTAAGATCCAGTGTTCTACATCAGTTTCCCAAAGTCGTCCTGAAtctgctgtgtagtgctagggcaaaaaccaaactcTGTTCTACATTCGAATGACATTTGATCCATAATTTAGGGACATGATGCATTTGCTCAGGTCCTGGGATGAACCATATTACATAATAACTGCAGTAAAAGGAGGACAGAGAATGACGTATTAGCAGACCAGTTACAACTAGACGTCAGTTAAACGGTTCATTCAACCCAATCCATTACTACGCAGAGTTGTTAACGGATTAATCATTGCTAGATAATGTGCCCATATGCATTACAACGACAAGCTCTTATTGGTCAACCTGAACCACACCCCCAAACGTCTGCAGAGCAGCACAGCAGATAAGTGAGAGATTTCACAAACCACCTTCTCAAAACCCCTTTATGTGACAAAGTCTCTATTTCAGCATGTCTCTCAAGCTGACACTGTGCACCATTGTCAAAGCTGGAGAACTGCAAAGATGTAAGCCATTAACCCTTCACTTCCTTTTACTGAAAAGGTAGAAGACAGTGAAAGGTAGTGGCGGCATCAGAGACGGAAGTCAATGAGCTGAGTAGACCAGATCCAACTGCTATCGCATTGATGTCTATGGGAGAGCCATCCCCTTAAGAAGACAGGAACTGTCCATTTTTTCAATAGTACAACGGCCAGAGTGAACCATCttaatttatccaccatctttggtgGCATTGCAGGACATTGGGTCTGATTCTGTAACATTCTCTTCTTCTCCACCAGAGGGTGCTCTGGCTCCACCTCTACTGAGAGTACAACATTAGTAGCCTGGATTGAATCCATCCTGACATGCTACGTTTCAATGTTGAAAGGGAGCATATCAGTTTTTATCCCAGGCTACAGTATGAGCAACCCTAATTGATAAATCCCATAAAGAGACATAAGACATTTTTAATATGTAGCGTAGGACCGTTCATTCTACACTTTAATTAGTTGAAGTGGTACAGAACACTTAAAATCATGacctttgtacatgacacaaatTCATTCACATTGGAACAAAAAAAGACATTAAAAAACAGCAGTTCAAAAcattgtaaaaaaattaataaaccaGCTTTTTGAGTGGCAAAAAAAGGCAGAAAACATGCTTACGGAAGGATAAAGAAAAATGTTGTAAATGTTATTTTTTCCCATGATAAAACAAAGTGCATGTGCTCTAGTTGAAGAGACAAGTGAGCAGAACAGTTCAGTATGCAGGCTAAGCTACCACACAAAAATGAAATCGAAACAGTGTTTTCCTTAGTGAACTTTCAGAAGTACATCTCGAGTCTGATAAAGGTTTCATCACCACTTTTTAAGATTCATATTTCATTCCAGTGCAAGTGTGGGTTATCCTGAAGCGGCGGCAACTAATCTTCCCAACTCTAGAAGTACAGTCACTTCTTCATTGTAGCTAATGTATGCTGCCTGTCTAACCCATTGTTTCTAGTGTAAATTAGCGGCTAATAGATTAGCAGCGAGTACAACTGCACCACAGGTTGTGGTTAGTCAATTAGTCTAGCGGCTAATGAGTTAGCGGCTAACAGAACTCTACATTGACTGAGCTGTGTTCCTCTGAGACTGTGACAGGCCACTCCCTGGACTGGGCTGGTGGTCTGTAAGACCTAAACATCATGATACGTAGTAGTCTAACTGGTTTAGCGATTATTAGTAGTAACATGTATACATGACTTCATATAAAGTACAGCAAGCTCAGCTAatacatgtactgtacatacaccACGGCTCTGCCTGAATTCCGTTTGAGGTCAAAGGTCAATAAAAACCTATTTTTTCCTTCCCTGGTCCCTCTGCTGAACAGAACCTTCTAACCCTAAAGATAAAACAGGTTGTTGACATCTGGTAAAATACATTGCTAAGAGCAGGTCGTTTTTTAAATTTTTACTCTTACAGTATCGTACACAAATGTTAGACTTTCCAGTTCCAACAGACTGTCATTCTTGTCACCCAACAAAGAATACTGGGTTTTTTCACGTTGTACATATACATGACAGACAGATAACTGTGTTTCCCTGTTTTCCGAAGCAGTCAAGCTACAGAGCCTGTCTCTGTGTaaattctctctcttttccattgAGGCATTAGCTACCCAGACAGGGAGATCTCATAGTCGCTAGTGGACAGTAGGGGGCACCCCACTTTCCTCACATTCTTGGCATTGGTGACACGTGCGGCCACCTCCACTGGCTTCTCGAAGTAAAGCACCAGGGCCTGCTCAGTGAGCACCGAGGCCAGGAACTGCTCAAAGGTGATGGCCCAGTCTTTATCTATGCTGGTGCTGTGAGGCAGCCCCCCATCTCTGCCGTGGGGCCCACCTCCGCCGTGAGGCCCGTTCCCTCCACCTCCACCGTGGGGCCCATTCTCGCTAAGCACCAGGACAGTGTCGTCATTAATGTCCTCGCAGTGTAGCTTGTCGTCGAGCTCATGGGAGCCGCCGCTGAGCACCGAGTAGGACGACATGGACGTGTCGTCTTTGGTCTCGTCGTCTGAGATGAGCATGGAGGACGATGTCCCTGTGTCTTTCGGGGACGAGTCCTCCAGCTTAATGTCCTCCATGGCGGACAGCTGCTCGCCCCCGCCGTCCCTCTTTCCGGGGCCACACGGCCTGGCCTGGCTCTcctcctgctccccctctccctggCCCCTCTGCTGGAAGACACCCCCAGACTTGGCCCCTCCATCTCTGGCTGGCCCACTGGTTTTGGCCTCCTCTGGGTCGTCCTGGTCCTCCTCCTGGTCCTTGGAGTGGCAGAAGAGCTTGCCCACCTCGCCCATCTCCAGCAGCAGGCTGGTGACTGTGGCCGTGGCGTGGTACAGCTCCTGCTCCTGGGCGTCCTCGCTGAACATGTTGTAGAGTGTCTTGCACAGCTCTATGAACTGGctctgaaggagagagagcgcgagagaggggAAGACATACAGGTTAGCATGggaaggtagaggaggtagaATAATTGGCACAACACACTATATCATAGCATCACACAGCCACGTTTATCAATTAGATCCTAGCCTCCCTGGTGTGGACTCCACTGACTCCCCCTGGGGAGTTGGTGTGGTTCTTAATGCTCTTACCTGGTTGAGTTTGGGCAGATCCTTCATGTTGTCCAGTTTATTCTTGGTGCCCTGATTCCACAGCCTCAGGTAGTGGTGGTAGTCAGGGGTGTGCAGTTTCTTCACTGTAGAAGCAACAGAGGTGGCCGTTAAGAGTTAAAGCTAGCAGCCTGGCACGCTTTGACTATTTATAGGAGGCCATAACAACAGCAACAACTGATGTATGTGTTGTTGTCAAGGAGGCAGTGTTGAATGAATAAGAGAACACACACCAATATGTCCTCAATGAACTGAAGTGGTATGCAGGCATAGCTTGGGGACCATTTGACATGTGACACTTCCAGTTGCACTTTGAAACTGTTTAATTCTATTAGGAACTATTTCTTTAATGGGAATTTTATCGTCTGGAAAATCAGTAAGTATATCGTCCCTAATCAGCAACCGTAGACATTTTTGCTCCAAGAAAACATGTATTGCTGCTTCCCCTTTTCAACATTTCAACCCAGAGTtttgagatgtgtgtgtgcgtggtgtcaAATACTTTTAAGATTGCAGTTAGCTAAGACAGAAAGCAAAGGACATAAAATAAATAACTTGTGTACTAAATTAACAATTGAAATGATTACCCATCTCTTGAGGTAGGCTAGGAGCTTGATatcgtctgtctgcctgtctgcctgtgtccGTCTGTGTGCATTTTAGGGATTCTGTTCTAGTAACAAGATGGCCTTAGAATGCTATGGTTgtaacgttctgagaacgttttgGGGGGCTAGAGTACTTGGACATAGAATGAATGCTACATTCTAATACCGAAAAGCACAACTATTTCATGCTTGTGTTCTTGAAGGTATAAAGAgtagaggaggacagggagaaggtgaggagggagagaggagagagaggaggagagagcgaggaggtCGGAagtgagagaggtgaggagagggagagcgagagaggaggtgaggagaggagagcgagagaggaggtgagagaggaggtgagagcgagagagagcggagGTGAGGAGGCCATACCACCTCCACAGCCCCAGCTCTAAAGACCAACGACTGCACCTGAATGATCAGCTGAGAGCCCAACCCTCCTTGCCCTCTCTGTGAGTAGTAGCACCAGGTTtggagtcaattccatttcagtttagtcaattcaggaagtaaactgataTTGGAATTtttgtttacttcctgaattgaaatggaattgaccccaaccctgttagCTACAGCTAACTTGCTTACAGTGGGAGGAGTGTGTTCTTGAGGTACAGTAAATAAAGGCCTTTGCACAATTTCTTTCAAACTGGCAACAGGAACAGTAGACTTTGTGGCTTAAGGTATTATAATTTAGATTTGAGCCTGTACAAACAAGGGATAGATACTCATGTCTCATAACTGTTTTATAGCAGTGCGTACCTTTCTCAGTCTTGAACGTGACCCTGACGAACCCGTCATCCTTCTCGCTCTTGCACTTGGGGTCAAGGCCTGGAGGAAGGGAAGGGTCAAGAGTGCAAAGGTCAAATTACATGTCAAAAGGTCAAAGGTCACATCAGGAAGTCATCTGAAGGAAAAAAATTACGTGACAGAGGTTGAAATAGGTTGATGCATGCCATGAGTGGAGTGTGTCTGACTGTGATTGagggcacatagggctctggtcaacagtactgcactatatagggaagaaggtgccatttggggtgaAAACATTGTGTGTAACCTCTGGCATGTTGATGAGGACATGGCCTACCATTGGAAGTTTCTGGAGTGATGTCCTCAAAGAAGTACTGGGTGGCCTCGAAGGCAGAGTCTGGCTCCTCCTGCTCATGGGCCACCTCTAGTAGGGGACAGGAAGGgacaacatcaacattttggtcATTATCATTGTTATTCTAATTGATAGcatttatatagcgcttttccaGACGCTCAAAGTTGTGTAAGGGCGTTATCATAACGCTTCAAACATTGCAGTTGAAAAAGACATCACACATCCCAATGTTTGATCATAAGTCTGAAATCAATGCCTTTATCAGTCATTTCTGTatcctcttcctcctttctcGCTCAACATCTGTTAGTTCTCAACATATTATTGTGATACCGTGCCAGAGACAATGTTTACATGTTTCTTTGTGGCTGGCACAGGAAGAAAAGCAAACCACAGCATTCCGAGAACCAAAACAATAGCTGCTTCAGGCTTTGCTGTTACACATGGAATTAACGCCAGCTGAGCCATGAAAGCTCTTCTGATTGAGAGGTAGATTTACAGCCCAGTTAAAATACTGGTGTGTGTCTAGAGAAGGGAAGCGTCGGTTGGTGCTCCATATGCTCAACCAAGCGAGGGAGAGAACAAAACAAGCCTTCTTACATTTTTGATTTTCTCCTTCCTAATTTTTTACAGTAAATAAATCCAATCCCCTATCCTCAAAACACCCTCCCCCTCACTCAGTTATCAGTATATAAGGAGTATACATTTCCCTCTGgacttcttttcctctctgtgaacagtacacacacacacacacttaccaggCATCACATGCATCTTGTAGAGGAGCTTTAGTTTCTCAGTCAGGTCCCCATGGCATAGAACACCTGAAATACACCAGACGCTATCATTGGTCAGAACATTTCATTATGTCTATATAGACTTAATATCCATTTTGACCAGTTGCTACAATCATTCGTCAACTTCTTTTTGCAACAAAGATGTTGAGGACACACATTGCAAAATAGATACACCCCTCacccacctccacccccaccaATACTCACTCAGTCCACTAATAAACTCCCGGAAGTTAATCAGAGAGTCTCCGTTATGGTCCAGGAGCCTGAAGAAGCGCAGGGCCAGGGGGTCTGCATGGGCCCCGTTGGCCCCGTTGGCAGGGGCCCAGGGGAAGAGCAGGGAGAACAGCCCCCTGAACTGCTCCAGGTCGATGCGGTACTGCTCCAGGTAGGGCAGGCTGGGGTCGTGGCGCTCCGTGGGGTTGCTGCCACCCGTGCTGCCCCAATAGCAGCTGGTCAGGTGTTCCGCCTGATAGATGATAGAAATAGATTCAACAGGGTTTAAATTAGAATTATATAAATATATTACATTTATATAGCAGTTTTCTATAAAGTATAAAGAAGCGAGATGAGGTGGAATGAGACCGAATGGTGATGCCTATGCTAAGGGGGAAATGTGGTCGCGCACGGTGAGGAAATGCACAGATGCCGCTGAATTGCTTTGCACAATGTTCTAATGGATATGTACTTGATTTCAACAGAGAACAAGTGTAGAATGTAAACATTGCATCATGCTATGTTCTTCATGCTTTACAGATTTTCCTAAAAAAACACAACCTTGGGTATTATAAGTCCTCTACTTCCCACTTCTCATATCTTATACCAACACCCCTGACCATTAGAACTGTGCTGAAGACTCATCTGTCTTTTCTCCATGTCCTCTAACAGAACTGAGCAGTGAGCGTACGTTGTGTTAATGGATGAAGAGTAAAATGCTGTTGCCAGGGTTTTAGCTATGTGTCTCTATGGATATTAAGTCCCGGCTCCAATTATAGCCCATAATTCAGCGTTGCCGTGGCAGCATGGCACTACGTGAGAGCTAGGAGAAATGAGACACCCTGCCAAAGAGAAAGGGAGGCTGAGGAAAAGCAATACAGGAAGATATGAGTTCCTTTAAGTTCCTATTGGTTAGAGGGAAGTTCCTTTAAGTTCCTATTGGCTACAGTAGTTTGGCTGTCACTCTAACCTTGAACAGAACGTAAAGCTCCTCCAGTTCGTCGATGCTGAAGGCAGTCTCTGTGACAATGGTTCTGACCTGAAAGAGAACAGAGGATTTAGGAGCTGTGTGAGGAGATCAGTACTAACCAGCATTGAATacaatcagtaacacacactCCTCAACCTCTAAAAACAGCCCTGAGAGCAGTAACAATGGCTTAAAATGACTTGAAATCCTCCACAGCCAACATCTGATGTACCATACAGTGTGTGTGATAGCAGGGGTCTTTACCACGTTGCGTTTGGTGGTGTCCTCGATGGTCTGAATGACCCTTAGCCTCTGTTTGAAGCGCATCTGCTCGATCACGTCCGCCCGGATGGAGCCAAACTTCTACAAACAGCCAcacgggacagagagagagagagaggtcaacaCTGCTGCTATCCCACGGCTGGGATATCCACTGAGACTGCATAATCACCAGCCAGAGTAAAGGTCAAAACAGAGCGACAGTTCTACCAGTGAATACACTTGGGTCTAGGAAGCGGGGTTGGGCTGAATTCCATTTAAACTcgattgactgaattgaaatggaattgacccaatCTCTGGCAGAATGAAGGAATGATTGAATGACGGGTGGATGGCCCTGGTCATGGTGTGGAGACCCACCTCGTAGGAGCTGCGGACCAGCTTGAAGATGTCCACCTCTGGGTGGGGCTCCCCATCGTCTGTCAGCAGGGAGTGGAGGTGGGGGATGGGGGGCAGGGTGCTGTCCTTATTGGTCACGCTGTCCAGGTACCTACACACACAATGGACGTTTCAAGCATATTCCTTGAGCAAAGGCTTCTCTATGAAAAGGTTATTTAAATAAATCACAACCAAATCATTCATATCGTCAAAGAGTTTTTCAATATAACGTTTTAATTGAGTTCTCCGCAAAATAAGAAGCGTTGTTATTGCTCAGTGTTTCAAAACAAGATGAAAATCTCTCGTGTCACATCCACCAATACAATTTGACCTTTGACCCCTGACTCATGGGGTCTGCTCTGAGGGAAAAACTAAAGTAGCATGACTGACCAGCAAACCCATGTTGAATGACCTAATTAGTTATggttaggattaaggtcaggACAAAGGTTAGGGTTTTAGTTTAGTTTCAGGTTAGGTTCAGTGTTCCAGTCATGGGTTGGCCTACCAGTCATGTCCCTTTAGTCCAGGGCTGTTCCAATTCTGGTACTGCAGGGCCaaaacacttctggttttcatcAGACCTGGGGCACCAGGTGAAcacaattaactaccaggtagaaacaaaaaTCAAGAAGTGTTTCTGTCCTCCAGGATCGGAATTGAAAAGCCCCTCGTCGGTCCGCCACCCCCCCGTCCTCACCTTCCCAGCACGGTCATAGCCTCTCCGTCGTCCTTGGCCTCCAGCAGCTGGTGGATGTTGGCGTGTAGCACGCTGAGCGCCAACTGGAAGATGACCTTGATGCCCTCGTAGAAGAAGCAGTCGACCACCACAACGGCGCTCTCGAAGGGCATGACACTGAGGAACAGGGTGAGGAACCAGGAGAGGGAGATGGTGGAGATGACTCCCAGGTCCTGCATGCAGTCGTAGAGTTCAGGGACGTACTCCCTGGCCAGCTCCTCAAATACACCCTGGTCTACCAGAGCccctggaggagaaggagaagcgGGAGGGGAGGTTAGAGAGACAGACTCTTGGAGAGAGACAGCCCACGAGAGAAACAGAAAAAGAGGCCTAAGCATACACTGATACACTAAGAGGGAGAGTGATGCCAACAGATATGCACACAGACATAAAACAGACACACTGAGACAAAGTTAAAACACAGAGGCAAAGTCTGCCAAAAAGCCACCAATTGCCCTACTACAAGCCTCATTCCAGAAGCTTCCAACTGACCTACGACCCTGGTGTTGT
Encoded proteins:
- the tbc1d9 gene encoding TBC1 domain family member 9 isoform X1; protein product: MWVHPEEVLQAGALWITERANPYFILQKRKGHGDSGGGLAGLLVGTLDVVLDSSARVAPYRILYQTPDSLIYWIIAHGCSRKEITEHWEWLEQNLLQTLSIFENESDITTFVKGKVQGIIAEYNKNQDVKEDDDTDKFKEAICKFRKLFGMPEEEKLVNYYSCSYWKGKVPRQGWLYLSINHICFYSYLLGKEAKLVIRWADITQLEKSATLLLPDAVKVSTRVAEHVFSVFLNVNETFKLMEQLANIAMRQLLDNKGFEQDRSLPKLKRKTPKKVSALKRDLDARAKSERYRALFRLPKDEKLDGHTGCTLWTPFNKMHILGQMFVSTNYICFTSKEETLCSLIIPLREVTIVEKADSSNFLPSPLSISTKNKMTFLFANLKDRDFLVQRISDFLQQTTSKIYFEREITGSVNSSDDEVYSQQGSLLSSSPQRSSLGSEGFSEGERQFNLNDNSVPTATQALMTMYRRRSPEEFNPKLAKEFLKEQAWKNHFTEYGQGVCMYRTEKTKDLVLKGIPENMRGELWLLFSGAINEMATHPGYYEDLVEKSMGKYNLATEEIERDLHRSLPEHPAFQNEMGIAALRRVLTAYAFRNPNIGYCQAMNIVTSVLLLYAKEEEAFWLLVALCERMLPDYYNTRVVGALVDQGVFEELAREYVPELYDCMQDLGVISTISLSWFLTLFLSVMPFESAVVVVDCFFYEGIKVIFQLALSVLHANIHQLLEAKDDGEAMTVLGRYLDSVTNKDSTLPPIPHLHSLLTDDGEPHPEVDIFKLVRSSYEKFGSIRADVIEQMRFKQRLRVIQTIEDTTKRNVVRTIVTETAFSIDELEELYVLFKAEHLTSCYWGSTGGSNPTERHDPSLPYLEQYRIDLEQFRGLFSLLFPWAPANGANGAHADPLALRFFRLLDHNGDSLINFREFISGLSVLCHGDLTEKLKLLYKMHVMPEVAHEQEEPDSAFEATQYFFEDITPETSNGLDPKCKSEKDDGFVRVTFKTEKVKKLHTPDYHHYLRLWNQGTKNKLDNMKDLPKLNQSQFIELCKTLYNMFSEDAQEQELYHATATVTSLLLEMGEVGKLFCHSKDQEEDQDDPEEAKTSGPARDGGAKSGGVFQQRGQGEGEQEESQARPCGPGKRDGGGEQLSAMEDIKLEDSSPKDTGTSSSMLISDDETKDDTSMSSYSVLSGGSHELDDKLHCEDINDDTVLVLSENGPHGGGGGNGPHGGGGPHGRDGGLPHSTSIDKDWAITFEQFLASVLTEQALVLYFEKPVEVAARVTNAKNVRKVGCPLLSTSDYEISLSG
- the tbc1d9 gene encoding TBC1 domain family member 9 isoform X2 encodes the protein MDFSGIWKGIIAEYNKNQDVKEDDDTDKFKEAICKFRKLFGMPEEEKLVNYYSCSYWKGKVPRQGWLYLSINHICFYSYLLGKEAKLVIRWADITQLEKSATLLLPDAVKVSTRVAEHVFSVFLNVNETFKLMEQLANIAMRQLLDNKGFEQDRSLPKLKRKTPKKVSALKRDLDARAKSERYRALFRLPKDEKLDGHTGCTLWTPFNKMHILGQMFVSTNYICFTSKEETLCSLIIPLREVTIVEKADSSNFLPSPLSISTKNKMTFLFANLKDRDFLVQRISDFLQQTTSKIYFEREITGSVNSSDDEVYSQQGSLLSSSPQRSSLGSEGFSEGERQFNLNDNSVPTATQALMTMYRRRSPEEFNPKLAKEFLKEQAWKNHFTEYGQGVCMYRTEKTKDLVLKGIPENMRGELWLLFSGAINEMATHPGYYEDLVEKSMGKYNLATEEIERDLHRSLPEHPAFQNEMGIAALRRVLTAYAFRNPNIGYCQAMNIVTSVLLLYAKEEEAFWLLVALCERMLPDYYNTRVVGALVDQGVFEELAREYVPELYDCMQDLGVISTISLSWFLTLFLSVMPFESAVVVVDCFFYEGIKVIFQLALSVLHANIHQLLEAKDDGEAMTVLGRYLDSVTNKDSTLPPIPHLHSLLTDDGEPHPEVDIFKLVRSSYEKFGSIRADVIEQMRFKQRLRVIQTIEDTTKRNVVRTIVTETAFSIDELEELYVLFKAEHLTSCYWGSTGGSNPTERHDPSLPYLEQYRIDLEQFRGLFSLLFPWAPANGANGAHADPLALRFFRLLDHNGDSLINFREFISGLSVLCHGDLTEKLKLLYKMHVMPEVAHEQEEPDSAFEATQYFFEDITPETSNGLDPKCKSEKDDGFVRVTFKTEKVKKLHTPDYHHYLRLWNQGTKNKLDNMKDLPKLNQSQFIELCKTLYNMFSEDAQEQELYHATATVTSLLLEMGEVGKLFCHSKDQEEDQDDPEEAKTSGPARDGGAKSGGVFQQRGQGEGEQEESQARPCGPGKRDGGGEQLSAMEDIKLEDSSPKDTGTSSSMLISDDETKDDTSMSSYSVLSGGSHELDDKLHCEDINDDTVLVLSENGPHGGGGGNGPHGGGGPHGRDGGLPHSTSIDKDWAITFEQFLASVLTEQALVLYFEKPVEVAARVTNAKNVRKVGCPLLSTSDYEISLSG